The genomic window GAGCTGCAGCGTCGTGACGAAGCCGCCCCAGAAGCGGGGCCAGTTGTCGGTCACGGCGTCGAAGCCGGGGATGACGTCCAGGGGGTTCACGAGTGTGTCCTCAGATCAGGGCGGTGGCCCGGAGGGGGCAGGAGGCGGTGGCGGGCACCGCGCGCAGGTCGCGACGCGGTGCCCGCCGGTGTCGCTAGTAGCGGTCGATCGCCGGGGGCTCGGGGGTCTCGAGGACCTTGCCGGCCGTCGCCTCCCACAGCTCGTCCCAGGTGCCGTCGTCCTCGGCGTCCTGGAGCGTGTCGTTGACGAACCCGCGGAAGTCGGTGTCGTCGAGCGCCAGGCCGATGCCGTAGGGCTCCTCGGTGAAGGGTGCGCCGACGACCTCGAACTCGCCCTCGTTCTGGTCGGCGAGACCGGCGAGGATGACGTTGTCGGTCGTGACGGCCTGGACCGCGCCCGTGCGGAGCGGCTCGAGGCAGTTCGAGTAGGTGTCGGTCGCGATGATGTCGGTCGGCGCGCTGACGTACTCGGCGATGTTCGCCTCGCTGGTCGAGCCGCTGACGGTGCAGACCTTCTTGCCCGCGAGGTCGTCGACGCTCTCGATGCCGTCGGGGTTGCCCTCGAGCACCAGCAGGTCCTGACCGGCCTGGTAGTAGGGCCCGGCGAACGAGACGACCTCCTTGCGGGCGTC from Frigoribacterium sp. PvP032 includes these protein-coding regions:
- a CDS encoding glutamate ABC transporter substrate-binding protein gives rise to the protein MRLSKGFVAVAAAAVTVLGLSACTDSAAPESSVDVEEVADFQDGTTMARLAEAGEITIGTKFDQPLFGLDDGSGTPQGFDAEIGKLVAAKLGIPASGITWVETVSANREPFIQNGDVDLVIATYTINDARKEVVSFAGPYYQAGQDLLVLEGNPDGIESVDDLAGKKVCTVSGSTSEANIAEYVSAPTDIIATDTYSNCLEPLRTGAVQAVTTDNVILAGLADQNEGEFEVVGAPFTEEPYGIGLALDDTDFRGFVNDTLQDAEDDGTWDELWEATAGKVLETPEPPAIDRY